The following are from one region of the Klebsiella aerogenes genome:
- the glgC gene encoding glucose-1-phosphate adenylyltransferase — MVRLEKNDPLMLARQLPLKSVALILAGGRGTRLKDLTIKRAKPAVHFGGKFRIIDFALSNCINSGIRRIGVITQYQSHTLVQHIQRGWSFFSEEMNEFVDLLPAQQRVHGENWYRGTADAVTQNLDIIRRYKAEYVVILAGDHIYKQDYSRMLIDHVEKGARCTVACMPVPIEEASAFGVMAVDESEKIIEFVEKPANPPAMPNDATRSLASMGIYIFDADYLYELLAADDLNENSSHDFGKDIIPKITEAGMAYAHPFPLSCVQSDPDSEPYWRDVGTLEAYWKANLDLASVTPELDMYDQNWPIRTHMESLPPAKFVQDRSGSHGMTLNSLVSGGCIISGSVVVQSVLFPRVRVNSFCNIDSAVLLPDVWVGRSCRLRRCVIDRACVIPEGMVIGENAEEDANRFYRSEEGIVLVTRDMLRKLGHKQER, encoded by the coding sequence ATGGTTAGGCTAGAAAAGAACGATCCGTTGATGCTGGCGCGTCAACTTCCTCTCAAGTCCGTGGCGCTGATCCTCGCTGGCGGGCGCGGTACCCGGCTTAAGGATTTAACCATTAAGCGCGCGAAACCTGCTGTCCACTTTGGCGGTAAGTTCCGTATTATCGACTTCGCATTATCTAACTGCATTAACTCAGGTATCCGCCGTATTGGCGTGATTACCCAATATCAGTCGCACACCCTGGTGCAGCATATCCAGCGCGGTTGGTCCTTCTTCAGCGAGGAGATGAATGAATTCGTCGATCTGCTGCCAGCGCAACAACGCGTACACGGTGAAAACTGGTATCGCGGCACGGCAGATGCGGTGACGCAGAACCTCGATATTATTCGCCGCTACAAGGCGGAATACGTGGTGATCCTCGCCGGCGACCATATCTACAAACAAGACTATTCGCGGATGCTGATCGACCATGTCGAAAAAGGGGCGCGCTGCACCGTTGCGTGCATGCCGGTGCCCATTGAAGAGGCATCCGCCTTTGGCGTCATGGCCGTCGATGAAAGCGAGAAAATTATCGAGTTCGTTGAAAAACCGGCCAACCCGCCAGCGATGCCGAACGACGCCACGCGCTCGCTGGCCAGTATGGGTATCTATATCTTTGATGCGGATTACCTTTATGAGCTGCTGGCCGCCGACGATCTCAACGAAAACTCCAGCCACGACTTCGGCAAAGACATCATCCCGAAAATTACCGAAGCTGGCATGGCTTATGCACATCCTTTCCCACTATCCTGCGTGCAATCCGACCCGGATTCCGAACCGTACTGGCGTGATGTTGGGACGTTAGAAGCCTACTGGAAAGCCAACCTCGACCTGGCATCGGTGACCCCGGAGCTGGATATGTACGACCAGAACTGGCCAATTCGCACCCATATGGAATCGCTGCCGCCCGCGAAATTCGTTCAGGATCGTTCCGGTAGCCACGGCATGACGCTGAACTCGCTGGTTTCCGGCGGCTGCATTATTTCCGGTTCGGTGGTGGTGCAGTCGGTGCTATTCCCGCGAGTGCGGGTGAATTCGTTTTGTAACATTGATTCGGCAGTCTTATTGCCAGATGTTTGGGTCGGGCGCTCGTGCCGCCTGCGCCGCTGCGTGATTGACCGCGCCTGCGTCATCCCTGAAGGCATGGTAATTGGCGAAAATGCGGAAGAAGATGCCAACCGCTTCTACCGTTCAGAGGAAGGTATCGTGCTGGTAACCCGCGACATGCTGCGGAAACTGGGGCACAAACAGGAGCGATAA
- the glgA gene encoding glycogen synthase GlgA, protein MQVLHVCSEMFPLLKTGGLADVIGALPAAQIADGVDTRVLLPGYPDIRRGITDAQVVTRRDTFAGRITLLFGHFNGVGIYLIDAPHLYDRPGSPYHDANMNAYTDNVLRFALLGWVGSEMACGLDPFWRPEVVHAHDWHAGLTPAYLAARGHPAKSVFTVHNLAYQGMFYSWHMNEIELPWSFYNMHGLEFNGQISFLKAGLYYADHITAVSPTYAREITEPQYAYGMEGLLRQRQHEGRLSGILNGVDDSIWNPHSDLLLASRYDRDCLEEKAENKRQLQIAMGLKVDDKAPLFAVVSRLTSQKGLDLVLEALPGLLEQGGQLALLGAGDPVLQEGFLAAAAEHPGQVGVQIGYHEAFSHRIMGGADVILVPSRFEPCGLTQLYGLKYGTLPLVRRTGGLADTVADCSLENLADGVASGFVFEDSNAVALLRAIRRTFVLWSRPSLWRYVQRQAMNMDFSWQVAAKSYRELYQRLM, encoded by the coding sequence ATGCAGGTTTTACACGTATGTTCAGAGATGTTCCCGTTGTTAAAAACCGGCGGCCTGGCTGATGTGATCGGCGCGCTGCCGGCGGCGCAGATCGCTGACGGCGTAGATACCCGCGTGCTGCTGCCGGGGTATCCGGATATCCGACGCGGGATCACCGACGCGCAGGTGGTGACCCGCCGGGATACCTTTGCCGGGCGCATTACCCTGCTGTTCGGCCATTTTAACGGCGTTGGCATTTATCTGATCGATGCCCCGCATCTCTACGATCGCCCTGGGAGCCCTTATCACGACGCCAACATGAACGCCTATACCGACAACGTGCTGCGCTTTGCGCTGCTCGGTTGGGTCGGCAGCGAGATGGCCTGCGGGCTGGATCCGTTCTGGCGACCGGAGGTGGTACACGCCCATGACTGGCACGCGGGCCTGACCCCTGCCTATCTGGCGGCGCGCGGCCACCCGGCGAAGTCGGTGTTTACGGTACATAACCTTGCCTACCAGGGGATGTTTTACTCCTGGCATATGAATGAGATAGAGCTGCCGTGGTCGTTTTATAACATGCACGGCCTTGAGTTTAACGGCCAGATCTCCTTCCTCAAGGCCGGGTTGTACTATGCCGACCATATTACGGCGGTAAGCCCGACCTACGCGCGGGAAATCACCGAACCGCAATATGCCTACGGGATGGAAGGGTTGCTGCGCCAGCGTCAGCACGAGGGGCGTTTATCCGGCATTCTTAACGGTGTGGATGACAGCATCTGGAATCCGCACAGCGACCTGTTGCTGGCGTCGCGCTATGACCGCGATTGTCTGGAAGAGAAGGCCGAGAATAAACGACAGTTGCAAATCGCCATGGGGTTGAAGGTGGATGATAAAGCGCCGCTGTTCGCCGTGGTCAGCCGCCTGACCAGCCAGAAAGGACTGGATTTAGTGCTGGAAGCGCTGCCGGGTCTGCTCGAACAGGGCGGACAACTGGCGCTGTTGGGGGCCGGCGACCCGGTGCTGCAGGAAGGCTTCCTTGCCGCCGCCGCCGAACATCCGGGGCAGGTCGGCGTACAGATTGGTTATCACGAGGCGTTTTCGCACCGCATCATGGGCGGCGCCGATGTGATTCTGGTTCCCAGCCGCTTTGAGCCGTGCGGCCTGACTCAGCTGTATGGGCTGAAATATGGCACTCTGCCGCTGGTGCGCCGCACCGGCGGTCTCGCCGATACTGTCGCCGACTGTTCGTTGGAAAACCTCGCCGACGGCGTCGCCAGCGGATTCGTCTTTGAAGACAGCAATGCGGTGGCGTTGCTGCGGGCCATCCGGCGCACCTTTGTGTTGTGGTCGCGACCGTCGCTGTGGCGTTACGTCCAGCGTCAGGCGATGAATATGGACTTTAGTTGGCAGGTGGCGGCGAAATCTTATCGCGAACTCTATCAACGCTTGATGTAA
- the glgP gene encoding glycogen phosphorylase translates to MNAPFSYASPTLSVEALKHSIAYKLMFIIGKDPAIANKHEWLNATLFAVRDRLVERWLRSNRAQLSQEVRQVYYLSMEFLIGRTLSNALLSLGIYEDVNNALADMGLDLEELIDEENDPGLGNGGLGRLAACFLDSLATLGLPGRGYGIRYDYGMFKQNIVDGRQKESPDYWLEYGNPWEFERYNTRYKVRFGGRVQQEGKHTHWIETEEIIAEAYDQIIPGFDTDATNTLRLWSAQASSEINLGKFNQGDYFAAVEDKNHSENVSRVLYPDDSTYSGRELRLRQEYFLVSATVQDILSRHYQLHRTYDNLADKIAIHLNDTHPVLSIPELMRLLIDEHKFSWDEAFEVTCQVFSYTNHTLMSEALETWPVDMLGKILPRHLQIIFEINDYFLKTLQEQYPNDTALLSRTSIIDESNGRRVRMAWLAVVISHKVNGVSELHSRLMVESLFAEFAKIFPMRFTNVTNGVTPRRWLALANPSLSQVLDENIGHTWRTDLSQLSDLLQHIDYPTVNQAVRHAKLENKQRLANYIAQQLNVVVNPKALYDVQIKRIHEYKRQLMNILHVITRYNRIKADPQAEWVPRVNIFAGKAASAYYMAKHIIHLINDVAAVVNNDPQIGDKLKVVFIPNYSVSLAQLIIPAADLSEQISLAGTEASGTSNMKFGLNGALTIGTLDGANVEMLEHVGEDNIFIFGNTAEEVEALRNNGYKPRDYYEQDLELHQALTQIGTGLFSPSEPGRYRDLLDSLINFGDHYQVLADYRSYVDCQDKVDELYRHPEEWANKAMMNIANMGYFSSDRTIQEYAKYIWHIDPVRL, encoded by the coding sequence ATGAATGCACCCTTTAGTTATGCGTCACCCACGCTGAGCGTTGAGGCGTTAAAGCATTCTATCGCGTATAAGCTGATGTTTATCATCGGTAAAGATCCGGCGATAGCGAACAAACACGAATGGTTGAACGCCACCCTGTTCGCCGTGCGCGACCGTTTGGTCGAGCGCTGGCTGCGTTCAAACCGCGCCCAGTTGTCGCAGGAAGTGCGTCAGGTCTACTACCTGTCGATGGAATTTTTGATTGGCCGTACCCTTTCTAACGCGCTGTTGTCGTTAGGGATTTATGAAGATGTTAATAATGCGCTGGCCGATATGGGGCTCGATCTGGAAGAGCTGATTGATGAAGAGAACGACCCTGGCTTAGGCAACGGCGGCTTAGGGCGCCTGGCCGCTTGCTTCCTCGATTCGCTGGCGACGCTGGGTCTTCCTGGCCGTGGCTACGGCATTCGTTACGACTACGGCATGTTCAAACAGAACATCGTCGATGGGCGGCAGAAAGAGTCGCCGGATTACTGGCTGGAGTACGGCAACCCGTGGGAATTCGAGCGCTACAATACGCGCTATAAAGTGCGTTTCGGCGGCCGTGTGCAGCAGGAAGGTAAACACACCCACTGGATCGAAACCGAAGAGATCATCGCCGAAGCCTACGATCAGATTATCCCTGGCTTTGATACCGACGCCACCAATACCTTACGGCTGTGGAGCGCGCAGGCCAGTAGCGAAATCAATCTCGGTAAATTCAACCAGGGCGATTACTTCGCGGCGGTGGAAGATAAGAACCACTCTGAGAACGTGTCGCGCGTGCTCTATCCGGATGACTCCACCTATTCCGGGCGCGAGTTGCGCCTGCGGCAGGAGTATTTCCTCGTCTCAGCGACGGTGCAGGATATTCTCAGTCGTCACTATCAGCTACACCGAACCTACGATAATCTGGCGGATAAAATCGCCATTCATCTCAACGATACCCACCCGGTGCTGTCGATCCCCGAGCTGATGCGCCTGCTGATCGACGAGCATAAATTTAGCTGGGATGAGGCCTTCGAGGTGACCTGTCAGGTCTTCTCCTATACCAACCACACGCTGATGAGCGAAGCGCTGGAGACCTGGCCGGTCGATATGCTGGGTAAAATTCTGCCGCGTCATCTGCAAATTATTTTCGAGATTAACGACTACTTCCTCAAGACGTTGCAGGAGCAGTATCCCAACGATACCGCGCTGCTCAGCCGCACGTCGATTATCGATGAGTCCAACGGCCGCCGGGTGCGTATGGCGTGGCTAGCGGTGGTGATCAGCCATAAAGTGAACGGCGTTTCCGAGCTGCATTCGCGCTTAATGGTTGAGTCGCTGTTTGCCGAGTTTGCGAAGATTTTCCCGATGCGCTTCACCAACGTCACCAATGGCGTGACGCCGCGACGCTGGTTGGCGCTGGCTAACCCGTCGTTGTCGCAGGTGCTGGATGAGAATATCGGCCACACCTGGCGTACCGATCTGAGTCAACTGAGCGACCTGCTGCAGCATATCGATTACCCGACGGTGAATCAGGCGGTGCGCCACGCCAAACTTGAGAACAAGCAGCGGCTGGCCAACTATATCGCCCAGCAGCTTAACGTGGTGGTGAATCCGAAGGCGCTGTATGACGTGCAGATTAAACGCATCCACGAATATAAGCGCCAGCTGATGAATATCCTGCACGTGATCACCCGCTACAATCGGATCAAAGCCGATCCGCAGGCGGAGTGGGTGCCGCGGGTGAATATTTTCGCCGGTAAGGCCGCTTCGGCCTACTACATGGCGAAGCATATTATTCATCTGATCAACGATGTGGCGGCGGTGGTGAATAACGATCCGCAGATTGGCGACAAGCTGAAAGTGGTATTTATCCCCAACTACAGCGTGAGTCTGGCGCAGCTGATTATTCCGGCGGCGGATCTCTCTGAGCAGATCTCGCTGGCGGGGACGGAAGCGTCCGGCACCAGCAATATGAAGTTCGGTCTCAATGGCGCGCTGACGATCGGTACCCTGGATGGCGCGAATGTCGAGATGCTGGAGCACGTCGGCGAGGATAATATCTTTATCTTCGGCAATACCGCGGAAGAGGTGGAGGCCCTGCGCAACAACGGCTACAAACCGCGTGACTACTATGAACAGGATCTGGAACTGCATCAGGCGCTGACGCAGATTGGCACCGGTTTGTTCAGCCCATCGGAACCTGGCCGCTATCGCGACCTGCTGGATTCGCTGATTAACTTCGGCGACCACTATCAGGTGCTGGCGGATTACCGTAGCTACGTGGATTGCCAGGATAAAGTGGATGAGCTGTACCGTCATCCGGAGGAGTGGGCCAATAAGGCGATGATGAATATCGCCAATATGGGTTATTTCTCTTCCGACCGCACGATTCAGGAATACGCCAAATATATCTGGCATATCGACCCGGTTCGTCTGTAA
- the glpD gene encoding glycerol-3-phosphate dehydrogenase — MEIKDLIVIGGGINGAGIAADAAGRGLSVLMLEARDLACATSSASSKLIHGGLRYLEHYEFRLVSEALAEREVLLKMAPHLAFPMRFRLPHRPHLRPAWMIRIGLFLYDHLGKRTSLPSSSGLRFGAESVLKPEIVRGFEYSDCWVDDARLVLANAQMVVRKGGEVRTRTRAISAKRENGLWVVEAEDIDSGEKFTWHARGLVNATGPWVKHFFDEGMHLRSPYGIRLIKGSHIVVPRVHTQKQAYILQNEDKRIVFVIPWMDEFSIIGTTDVEYKGDPKAVAIDDKEINYLLDVYNAHFKKTLSRDDIVWTYSGVRPLCDDESDSPQAITRDYTLDIHDENGQAPLLSVFGGKLTTYRKLAEHALEKLTPYYQGIGPAWTKTAVLPGGDIGGDRDDYAAKLRRRFSFISESMARHYARTYGSNSEWILGEAASVADLGEDFGHEFYEAELKYLVEHEWVRSLDDAIWRRTKQGMWLNAEQQARISEWLAQHVGKSELSLAS, encoded by the coding sequence GTGGAAATCAAAGATCTGATTGTGATAGGCGGAGGCATCAACGGTGCCGGTATCGCGGCAGACGCCGCCGGACGCGGTTTATCCGTGCTGATGCTGGAAGCGAGAGACCTTGCCTGCGCCACCTCAAGCGCCAGCTCAAAACTGATTCACGGTGGCCTGCGCTACCTTGAACACTACGAATTCCGCCTGGTCAGCGAAGCGCTGGCGGAACGTGAAGTGTTATTAAAAATGGCCCCGCATCTCGCCTTCCCGATGCGCTTTCGTTTACCGCACCGCCCGCACCTGCGCCCGGCGTGGATGATTCGTATTGGTCTGTTTTTATACGATCACCTCGGTAAACGCACCAGTCTGCCGAGTTCCAGCGGTTTGCGCTTTGGCGCGGAATCCGTGCTGAAGCCTGAAATCGTGCGCGGTTTCGAATATTCCGACTGCTGGGTAGACGATGCGCGCCTGGTGCTCGCCAACGCCCAAATGGTGGTACGCAAAGGTGGCGAGGTTCGCACCCGTACCCGCGCTATCTCAGCAAAACGCGAAAACGGACTGTGGGTCGTTGAAGCGGAAGATATCGATAGCGGTGAGAAATTTACCTGGCACGCGCGTGGTCTGGTGAACGCTACCGGCCCGTGGGTGAAACACTTCTTCGATGAGGGAATGCACCTGCGCTCACCTTATGGCATCCGCCTGATTAAAGGCAGCCACATCGTGGTTCCGCGCGTACATACCCAGAAGCAGGCCTACATTCTGCAAAACGAAGACAAGCGTATCGTATTCGTGATCCCATGGATGGATGAATTCTCGATTATCGGCACCACCGACGTCGAGTACAAAGGCGACCCGAAAGCGGTGGCGATCGATGATAAAGAGATCAACTACCTGCTGGACGTCTACAACGCGCACTTTAAAAAGACGCTATCGCGCGACGATATCGTCTGGACTTACTCCGGCGTACGTCCGCTGTGCGATGACGAATCTGATTCCCCGCAGGCGATTACCCGCGACTATACGCTCGATATTCATGATGAGAACGGCCAGGCGCCGCTACTGTCGGTATTCGGCGGTAAGCTCACCACCTACCGCAAGCTGGCGGAACACGCGCTGGAAAAACTCACCCCGTATTATCAGGGAATTGGCCCGGCATGGACCAAAACTGCGGTACTGCCTGGCGGCGATATCGGCGGCGACCGTGACGACTACGCAGCGAAACTGCGCCGTCGCTTCTCATTTATCAGCGAATCGATGGCTCGCCACTATGCCCGCACTTATGGCAGCAATAGCGAGTGGATCCTTGGCGAAGCGGCTTCTGTTGCCGATTTAGGCGAAGACTTCGGCCATGAGTTTTATGAGGCCGAGCTGAAATACCTGGTCGAACACGAATGGGTGCGCAGCCTCGACGATGCCATCTGGCGCCGTACCAAACAAGGTATGTGGCTGAACGCCGAACAGCAGGCGCGCATTAGCGAGTGGCTGGCGCAGCACGTGGGAAAGTCTGAACTGTCGTTAGCATCGTAA
- the glpE gene encoding thiosulfate sulfurtransferase GlpE: MEQFECINVEEAHQKLQQQAAVLVDIRDPQSFAMGHTPGAFHLTNDTLGAFMRDNDFETPVMVMCYHGNSSKGAAQYLLQQGFDQVYSVDGGFDAWHRHFPAEVAHGSL; the protein is encoded by the coding sequence ATGGAACAATTTGAATGTATCAACGTAGAAGAAGCGCACCAGAAACTGCAGCAGCAGGCGGCGGTACTGGTCGACATCCGCGACCCGCAGAGTTTTGCTATGGGGCATACGCCGGGAGCGTTTCATCTGACTAACGATACGCTGGGCGCATTTATGCGCGATAACGACTTTGAGACGCCGGTGATGGTAATGTGCTACCACGGCAACAGCAGTAAAGGTGCCGCACAGTATCTGCTGCAGCAGGGCTTCGATCAGGTCTACAGCGTTGATGGCGGGTTTGACGCCTGGCATCGTCATTTCCCGGCGGAAGTCGCGCACGGCTCGCTATAA
- the glpG gene encoding rhomboid family intramembrane serine protease GlpG — protein sequence MLMITSFANPRVAQAFVDYMATQGVILTIQQHTQSDVWLADESQTERVQAELARFLENPADPRYLAASWQSGHTNSGLHYQRFPFLATLRHNAGPFTWAILLACIVVFVLQNALGDQPVMIWLAWPYDPSLKFEAWRYLTHAFMHFSLMHILFNLLWWWYLGGAVEKRIGSGKLVVITVISALLSGFVQHQVSGPWFGGLSGVVYALMGYVWLRGERDPQSGIYLQRGLILFSLVWLVAGWFDVFGMSIANGAHVAGLVVGLAMAFVDTLHVRKRA from the coding sequence ATGTTAATGATTACCTCTTTTGCCAACCCGCGCGTGGCCCAGGCGTTTGTCGACTATATGGCGACGCAGGGGGTCATTCTGACGATTCAACAACACACGCAGAGCGACGTCTGGTTGGCCGATGAAAGCCAGACCGAGCGGGTGCAGGCCGAGCTGGCTCGTTTTCTCGAAAACCCGGCCGACCCGCGTTATCTCGCCGCCAGCTGGCAATCGGGGCATACCAATAGCGGGCTGCACTATCAGCGCTTCCCGTTTTTAGCCACCTTGCGTCATAACGCCGGGCCGTTTACGTGGGCGATTCTGTTGGCCTGTATTGTGGTCTTCGTGCTGCAGAATGCGCTCGGCGATCAGCCGGTGATGATTTGGCTCGCCTGGCCCTACGATCCTTCACTGAAATTCGAAGCCTGGCGCTATCTTACCCATGCTTTCATGCACTTCTCGCTGATGCATATTCTGTTTAACCTGCTATGGTGGTGGTACCTCGGCGGTGCGGTAGAGAAGCGCATCGGCAGCGGTAAATTAGTGGTGATTACCGTCATCAGCGCCCTGTTGAGCGGGTTTGTCCAGCATCAGGTCAGCGGTCCGTGGTTCGGTGGTTTGTCGGGCGTGGTCTACGCGTTGATGGGCTATGTTTGGCTGCGTGGTGAACGCGATCCGCAGAGCGGCATCTATCTGCAACGCGGCCTGATCCTCTTCTCTTTAGTGTGGTTAGTGGCGGGATGGTTTGATGTTTTCGGCATGTCGATCGCCAACGGTGCGCACGTGGCGGGCCTGGTTGTCGGCCTGGCGATGGCGTTCGTCGATACGTTACATGTGCGAAAACGAGCGTAA
- a CDS encoding DeoR/GlpR family transcriptional regulator yields MKQTQRHDAIIELVKKQGYVSTEELVEQFAVSPQTIRRDLNDLAEQKMILRHHGGAAMPSSSVNTSWHDRKATQTAEKERIARKVASEIPDGATLFIDIGTTPEAVAHALLNHNDLRIVTNNLNVANTLMVKDDFRIILAGGELRSRDGGIIGEATLDFISQFRLDFGILGISGIDSDGSLLEFDYHEVRTKRAIIENSRHVMLVVDHSKFGRNAMVNMGSISMVDAVYTDVMPPAGVLKVIKDNNLQLELC; encoded by the coding sequence ATGAAACAAACACAACGTCATGACGCGATTATCGAGCTGGTAAAAAAACAGGGATACGTCAGTACCGAAGAGCTGGTCGAGCAGTTTGCCGTCAGCCCGCAGACTATCCGTCGCGACTTGAATGATTTAGCGGAACAAAAAATGATCCTGCGCCACCACGGCGGCGCAGCGATGCCTTCAAGCTCGGTCAACACCTCGTGGCACGACAGGAAAGCGACCCAGACCGCGGAAAAAGAGCGCATCGCGCGTAAAGTGGCGAGCGAAATTCCCGACGGCGCGACGCTGTTTATCGATATCGGCACCACGCCGGAGGCGGTCGCGCACGCGCTGCTCAATCACAATGACCTGCGGATCGTGACCAACAACCTCAACGTCGCCAATACGCTGATGGTGAAAGATGATTTTCGTATTATTCTCGCTGGCGGCGAGCTGCGCAGCCGCGACGGCGGGATCATCGGTGAAGCGACGCTCGATTTTATCTCCCAGTTCCGTCTCGATTTCGGCATTCTCGGCATCAGCGGCATTGATAGCGACGGTTCGCTGCTGGAATTTGATTACCATGAAGTGCGTACCAAGCGGGCGATTATCGAGAACTCGCGTCATGTGATGCTGGTGGTGGATCACTCGAAGTTTGGCCGTAATGCGATGGTGAATATGGGCAGCATCAGTATGGTCGATGCGGTCTACACCGATGTCATGCCGCCTGCTGGCGTGCTGAAGGTGATTAAAGACAACAATCTGCAGTTGGAGTTGTGCTAA